The genomic DNA TGTATTGCGTGATCTTGGACAGGTCGGCGTCCAGAATCATCGTTCCGTTCAGCTCGACCTGAATGCTGGAACCGCGCACGGTGACTTCCTGGAAATTCCACTCTCCGACCGGACGTTGGTAGCCGCGGTGGGCCGCGGCCATGCCGTAGGCGGAACCGTGGAACTGCCGGGGATCGAGCTTGCCATATTTCTTTTCCGCGCCGGTGTCATCCATGACTTGCAATTCGCACATGCCGACATAGGCGGTGTCGCCCTGGCCAGGATAGCGGATCGCCAGCCCGTTGTTCCCGCCGGGAGGCACTTTGAATTCCAAGCGCGCTTTGAAATTGGCGTAGGTTTCCTTCGTGAAAATGGTGCCGCCCTTTTGCGGCTTGCACACGATGGCGCCATCCTGAATGACATAGTTGTCCAACGGACCCGACCAGCCGTCCAAATTCTTGCCGTTGAAGACTTTCTTAAAGCCCTTTTGGGCGTGGCTTTGCAGGATCCGGTTGGCCTCATCGGAACCGATTTCCCTGAGGTAAACATTCCGCCAGCGGATTTCGCCGCCGTGGGTTTGGAGTTGGATCGGACCTTTGGCGGGCACGGGGGTCTTGCGGTCGTAGAAATTCTCGAGGATGGCGTGATCGACGACTTGTTTTCCGTTCAACCAGATGCTGACGCGTGAACCGACCATGAGGATGCGGAATTTGTTCCATTTGCCGAAGGGCTTGTCGGCGCGGACGCTCGGGTCTTTGCCGGGAGCGCCCGGGCTATTGTTCCACAAGCCGCCCGATCCTTTGTCGGCGCCGAGTTTGAACTTCTCGGTTTCGGTGGAATCCCAAATCTGCACTTGGGGTATGCCCCGCAAGTAGATCCCTGAATCCGCCTTGGGCACGGTCTTGTATTCCACGAACAGCTCGAAATCACCGTAGTCCTTCTGCGTGGTGGCGTACTTGCCGTGTCCGTCGTTCACCAGTTCGTCGCCATCCGCCCGCCAGTGCTTC from Verrucomicrobiota bacterium includes the following:
- a CDS encoding DUF1080 domain-containing protein, which encodes MKTHRSLFAIVLGAALISPTLQAAPRPPAGFTALYNGRDLSGWRGGDTFDHRKWLAMPESERAAKNNEWTADMKKHWRADGDELVNDGHGKYATTQKDYGDFELFVEYKTVPKADSGIYLRGIPQVQIWDSTETEKFKLGADKGSGGLWNNSPGAPGKDPSVRADKPFGKWNKFRILMVGSRVSIWLNGKQVVDHAILENFYDRKTPVPAKGPIQLQTHGGEIRWRNVYLREIGSDEANRILQSHAQKGFKKVFNGKNLDGWSGPLDNYVIQDGAIVCKPQKGGTIFTKETYANFKARLEFKVPPGGNNGLAIRYPGQGDTAYVGMCELQVMDDTGAEKKYGKLDPRQFHGSAYGMAAAHRGYQRPVGEWNFQEVTVRGSSIQVELNGTMILDADLSKITQYMANSPHPGKDRKDGHFGFAGHSDPVAFRNIQMLRLP